Proteins from a single region of Rhipicephalus sanguineus isolate Rsan-2018 chromosome 5, BIME_Rsan_1.4, whole genome shotgun sequence:
- the LOC119393862 gene encoding protein quiver: protein MAARPRRIASPAWITWAAASLFATFTCVLAEEECLNSRIQCYDCNSEQEPRCRDPFNHSEENLPTLRECQGCCVKIVKRHGKHDQEVRRTCTERLQINMFLVDHVCMYESGGGGHMCFCESDACNSAPTVADGAASSLMVVLLLPLLLATVQRLMTFASPSTSTTEARARLRTS, encoded by the exons CTTCGCTTTTCGCGACGTTTACTTGCGTCCTGGCCGAAGAAGAGTGCCTGA ACTCGCGCATCCAGTGCTACGACTGCAACTCGGAACAGGAGCCTCGCTGCAGAGACCCGTTCAACCACAGCGAGGAAAACCTGCCGACGCTGAGGGAGTGCCAAGGATGCTGCGTCAAGATCGTCAAGAGGCACGGAAAGC ACGACCAGGAGGTGCGGCGCACGTGCACCGAGCGGCTGCAGATCAACATGTTTCTAGTGGACCACGTGTGCATGTACGaatccggcggcggcggccacatGTGTTTCTGTGAGAGTGACGCCTGCAACTCGGCTCCAACGGTCGCCGACGGCGCGGCCTCCTCACTCATGGTCGTCCTGTTGTTGCCGCTGCTGCTGGCCACCGTGCAGCGGCTGATGACCTTCGCCTCACCTTCCACGTCGACGACCGAGGCCCGTGCGAGGCTGAGAACTTCCTAG